The region CGAGTTGCCGTGTGACACCAAAACATGTCTTCATCACTAATCGTTCCAAATGTGGTGCTCTCCAACAACCGAAACTTGCCGGTGATTGGACTCGGAACTGCTACCATCTTAGGCTCCGCTGCCGGCGATGACACCACCAAGGTGGCAGTGCTAGAGGCCATTAAGCTCGGTTACATGCACTTTGACACAGCTTCGATTTATGGGTCAGAGGAGGCACTTGGAGAAGCCATAGCTGAAGCATTAAAACTTGGTCTTGTTGGGTCTAGAGATGAACTCTTTGTCACTTCCAAGCTCTGGTGCTCTGATAATCATCCTGATCTTGTTCTTCCTGCTTTGAAGAAAACACTTCAGTAAGGACAACTATTGTCAATTTAAATTATGATCATTAGATATCTTCTCTAAATTTTCCTTTATATATGAACTGAGTATTGTTGTTCTTCAAAATTAGAGCTTTTAAGTTGGGTTTCTAACCCACCAGTCATCCCAGTCTAATCTGACTCGTAAGAAAAATGATGCAATGcgttagtattattattaaattatgttggatttgaatatttgattttttactTTAAACATTTGATCTGtgttataatattaatattttagatATTTTTCACCGGACTAAATAAATCATAAGTAGATTTTCATAACATTTTCACTTTTGATTCATTTCTTCATATTCTAGTTTTTTACACCCAAAAACAATGAGCCAACCCATGATAGGTTGAATTTAGATGATCAATTTCTCACTTATTTAAATACGAGCGCGACTAGCTCAATCTGCAATGAGCCAACCCATATGGGTCTGACTGTTTTGTATTGATAACGCTAAAAATTATCTTGTTTGGGTACATGatttaaaattttgtatttGAATAATTTTCATTAAAGATTggttaattgattgatattttaAATGATAGATACTAAATTTTTCTTAGGGTGTGTTTGGAAGTTTGATTTTTAAGGAGAGGGATGAGAAATGAGAGACTTATGACAATTTTTCACATTGTTTGACTTTGAAAGTTTTTAAATAAGGGAGTATGAGtttgaagaattgttgaaaaacTTCTCCAATACACTCATGCAATTAGTTTGTGGAGTTCCCCTAAATTGAGGATTTTGGTGAAATTTTGAGCTTCCAAACAAGGGAAGGACATACGGGTCGGGCTGTCTTGTATTGACAACTCTAAAAATTACTCTGTTTGGGTATaggatttaaaattaattttcaccaaaaattgatcaattgattaatattttaaatgatagATACTTAATTTTTCTTAGGGTGTGATTGCAAGTTTGATTTTTAAGGAGAGGGAGGAGAAATAAGAGACTTATGGCAAATTTTCACATTGTTTGACTTTGGGAGTTTTTTTAATAAGGGGGTAAGAGTTTAGAGAATTGTTGAAAAACACCTCCAATACACTCCTTTAATTAGTTTGTGGAGTTCCTCTAAATTTAGGGTTTTGGTGGAATTTTGAGCTTCCGAACAAGGGAAGGACATACCCTCCCCCCAACATTCCCTTTAAGTAATATCTAGTAAGTCCTGTGTGTGAAAAAATCGTAAGTGTAGTTATATCTAGATGCGTATAATTTCACAATGATAACtatattggaaaaaaaaaaacaaatttagtTTACTTTAACTCTTTAACTAAacataacttttttatttgttaaAGTACATATTTTTGTGGCTAAAGCTAATGCAGGTcattgatttgtttttttttttgtcaaacagGTAACTGAAATTAGAATATGTAGATCTTTATTTGATCCACTGGCCCATTGCGTTGAAGTCTGGAAATTGGGACATGCCCCATTTGCATTTGACTGAAATTGGGTCTACAATTAAATTCACACTTAAATTAAATGACTACAATTCACCCCAACAAGAGGTTGAAGTCTAAATAAGTTTATGAAACTAAAGAGATTGACTAAAAtggataaataaaaaaaattaaatgttttttgaaaatttttaaaTGTTGAAACTGGAAAAACGACAATAATTTACTTGTTGATAGATTTGTATGTCTTATTTTAACACTTTCTATTTAAACATCATTTACAGAGCAAATTTTTTCTACAACAAAAGTTATTAAGACTCAACTTTGCAACAAGATCGAAGGTGACCTTCTCAGAAGCTTATTAGTTGTATATATTGAGAGAAATTGCTGCAAAGATCATTGTTGATATAATAAGAGataaaattaaaactattaaataaataaagtttttatttaaatatttttttaattatgtaaACTGTAAAGTATATATAAGATTCATTGAGAACGTTCTTTTTATATTTCAGTCTACAACAAgaaaatcctaattaaatacGTGTCTATATCCAATGtgcatatattaattaattaccaTGGTTAGTTCACTTTGCCCTTTAACCATGAGATTGAGGGTTCGATCATCACCCATAGAAAGGAAGCGCATATTGTGGTTAACTGTTTACCGCTTAGTGCGAGCGCCCGCAACATATTTCAGTAGTGGATACTCGAGGCttacaaaaaaaacatattaattAATGTTCCAAATTATTTTAAGTTTGTTGAGAGAaatcaataattattttatttgattttgacCATGAGATTTATTGGATTTATTGCTAAAATATCGGTATTAATTTGAAACTTTATGTAAATGGCGAGTAACCCAAGTAAAGGAAAGAATGGTCATATTTTTCATATGATCTCCTCTTATGGATAAATGAATTCCCTTTATAAGATTCCTATTATGTAGATTTTTTTCATACATTCTTTTATGTGAATATGATATATATCATCGTGAGAATTAGTTTGAgttctaaaattattttatttatagatATTGAGAGATATTTAGTTTAATTTTAAGTACATATAAATATTATaagataataaatatataaatggaTAATTAGTTAGAACTAGTAATCCATACTGATAATTGACACTGTCCCCGTAGagtagctcaagtggtaggagctgggggacatatgagttgggtaggggggtctaaaaatcaattaatcgggtgcaatttatcttttctatgtaaaaaaaaaagagataattcaaactaatatatataaatCCCAATTCTAAGAGTTGTACGTAACACAGCAAAAGAAAAGCACGTGAATAAAATATTTACCTAAAGATATATGGGTGACTCAAATTTTAAGATTTGCAGGCATCTATCACCTTAGGATATTTCACTTTtaacatgtttaattttatctttttaagGCAAGTGTTATCTTTTTCTATCCGATGTGGAAAAAAAAGGGAGAAATCTTTATCTTTTCAGAAGTTGGTATTagtttaatattataatttgaaTAAGCAAATTATCCTTTTATCAATTAGTTAGAAGTTTTGGGAGATTAGAATTTGACGCACCAAAAAGTTAGTTAGTTGTTTTTGAGTGAAGTTATAATAACTATTCATTATAAATATACATGATCAGAGTATAGACTTTCCACATGCATAGTGTTATGGTTCTTTCTTATTTCGCTAGTGCATAATCAAGTTTCTCGCCTCACgttcttttttttgttgaacGCTTCAAGATGGATATAACAGTCGCTCAAGAACAATTTTTTCCGTTTTACATCATTGAAAGAGAGCTATATAAGACTCTGGTGATCAACCTTTACCGAGAAGCAAAAGAGTCCATGCAGGTTCTCGCATTATGGCTCTGGCTAGAACGCATAGGATATAGAAACGTGATCATCAACATATGCTCTTCATCATACTACGCTTCAATCACTGACCTTGCTGATGAGGGAGTTACCTGTCTTAACTGTATCAATAGCACCTCTACACATTTAACATTTGATGAAGAAGACTATGGCATTCCCCTTATGCGTAGCCTCATTGACAAGAACCTCTCTctcaaatttttttatgaaaataaggGTTTGGTGATTCAAGGGGTGGCCACTATGTTGCAAGAAGTGTGTGTCAGAGCTTTTAGTGATATCATGCAACAAGTTACTACAGGAATTTCAAGTCAACAAGTGGAGATAACAAGTTCAAAAGATGTTGAAGGTGACAAATCTGAAGTCATAGCAATTTCTTCTAATAAGCTTGATAAAGTTGAAGATGTGGAAGTGGAATCAAACTCCCTAGCAGCACCAACCAATATGATGAGCCATGACTACATTGACATAGATAATTTTTAtttcaagaagaagaaatttattttattttaattttttgtttactTGTCTGATGAACaagatatttttctttttctcaatttcattttatatataatttaaatttttctaTCAATGTTAGACATGAGATGACTTAGATAATGTGTACTATAAATTTGTGGGGCTTCGTACATGCCATGTGATTTCATATGACATTGGTATTATCTTTACTTAATTTGCAAGTTGTTAATCACTTTTACTTTTGTTATTTTAATGTtgattatttattatttgtttaaTTATACTCTAAACGGCTGAAAAGATCATTGTTGAaataataatagataaatttagtactgaaaaaatgaaagttttttattgaagtattttttttaattatgtgaAATATATATTAGATTTATTGACAAAGTTGTATTATATTTCAGCCCCTACAACAAGAAAATCCTAAATATACGCCCGTATCCAATGtgcatatattaattaattagtagTGGTAAGTTCACCTTGCTCCTTAACCATGAGATTGAAGGTTTGATCATCATCCATTAAAATGAAGCACATATTGTGGTTAGTTGTTTACCGTCTAGTGCGAGCACCCCGCAAGTCCGCAACGATATAATTAGTCTTTATTTTAAGTGGTGGATACTCGAggctaaaaaaaatattaattcataagttccaattgtttttttttttatatttgtttagAGAAATCAataatatttgatttgattttgacCATGAGATTTATTGGATTTGTTGATAAAATATCCGTAACAATTCGGAAACTTTAATTTATGTAAATGGCTATTGGCTAGTAACCCAAGTAAAGGAAATAATAGTTATATTTTTCATATGATCTCCTCTTATGGATAAATGAATTCCCTTTATAAAATTCCTATttttgtagattttttttatgtgaACATGATATCATCGTGAGACTTAGTTTGAattcttaaattattttatttatagatATTGAGAGATAATTAGTTTAATTTTAAGtagatataaatatatataagatAATAGATATAAATGGATAATTAATTAGAACTTGAAATACATACCCTAATGTTATAGATAATTGATAATCGTCCCTGAATAATAGCTCAAGGGATAAGAGCTATTAGACATATCGGTTGGATGGGAAAGTCCAGAGATTAATCTCAGGAAgatacaatttatctttcccatgtaaaaaaagagataattgacaatttaatttgttttttttttgtacatcggaaagataaattgcatccgtCAGAAATTgaaccctggacctccccctacctAACCCATATGCCctcccagctcctaccacttgagctatcctacatggACATTTAATTTGGATTTGAATATATATTGAGTTgaacaaataataatattaaaaatgcaacttaacaaataatatttaaaatgcaACTCGAAGAGTCGTAACACAGCAAAAGAAAAGCACGTGAATAAAATATTTACATGAAGATATATGGAAGACTCTAATTTTAAGATttgcaatttcaaaaaaaaaaagatttgcgCTCCAACATTTTAGGATATTTATTTTTGACATCTTTAATTTTATCCTTTTGAAGGCAATTGACCAATTGTTATCTTTTTCTATCCGATAGTTTGAAATAAGCAAACTATCCTTTATCAAGTTAGTTAGAAGTTCACGgacgtaaaaaaaaaagttagttaGAAGTTCATAATGTAGGAGATTTTTGAACTTCACCACATGTTAGAATTGCAAAAGTAATTTAACACACAAAAAGTTAGTTAGAAGTTTGTTTTTTAGTGAAGTTTTAATAGCTATTCATTATAAATATACATGATCAGGGAGTATAGACTTTCCACATGCATGATTTGCAAGTTGctaattatttttacttttctttttttaatattgaTTAGTTATTTCTTTTACTATACTATAAATTGCagattataaataatttttttttatctttttagtgCTTTACAAGATTACATTAAAGAAGCCCTACTCGGTTGAAGGATCTTAATTAAATTGGGTAAGAGGATAGATGTGTTATTAGATATACCAAATCAAAATTGGTTCAAAATACTCCCACCCCTTGATGTGAATATAAAAAACAGTATAGATAACTAGGCATAACAAAACAAAGACATCCCTTCATCATATGTCACAAATCACAAATATACTAGCTAGAAGTAGATTTACCAAACAGCAGCAACACCACTTCTCACAAGTCAAGAAGGCTTCGTGATAAATGTTGCAGCATAGCATTTAAAGAGAACGGATAGGATTAGGCAATTTCTGGTACTTTTATTTTTATCCATAGGATTAGTTTGACAGTTTAAATACCAGTAATATAAATTGACCAATAAAATTCAGAAAAGGAGTTGGATACGTGATACTCACACTCTAAAACGCTTACACGTCGACCACATAAACAAACGACTACACAGAGTTACTATATAAGAGTTTCATCCACCTTTCTCATTATCTTTAAGTTATTAATCAAAACTTTCCCTTCCATTTACTTGTTTTACGCTTTGTTTTCACGCTTTGCTTTACTTTTAATGTACATTTCCCttcattttcattaattttgCACTAGTTAATACAATCTCATAACACTCTCTTGATACACAAGTCTTGGGTTCACCGGAACCTCAACTGTCCAAGTTATCACTAGATAGCTTAGACTTTATTTGTTAAAGACCTTTTGGAACTAGAATCTTGGTTCATCGAAACCTTGATTCTCCAAATTATGCCGTGTAAATAGTCTTGAGTTCACTGGAGCCTGAACTTATGGAGTTATGACTAAATAGCTCGAACTTGTTTTAACAAACTCACCACATTTCAAACTGTTTTTTGAGcattaacacattttttttataactaaTAAGCTACCAAATAAAATGACCTGTCCAAGTCCTAAATTGCTCTTTGGATCCATTTGTTTGCTGGTAAAATTCCCCGCGTAAACAATAGTTTGATATGGAAATAAAGTGAGTAAAATgagatggaaaagaaaaattgatgtgaaaagaaagaaagaaaaacttaaAACCGAAGAAAACAATTTTTTGAAACTCCACTCTAAAGGCATTTTTGCAGCTTCTTTAGTATATTATTTACCATATTCCTTTCACCATTATATTCTGATTTATGGGTGGCTCATAGTATTCGAATTTAGTTCATGTATTACTTGCTTCATGAAGGTCTTCAATGAAATTCCCAGTTTTTTCCTTTTATGAATGCATTTACCTATGTAGCCAAGAATAAGGTAACAATGAATCATGACATCCATGGCTGGCAGCTCATCCTCCACATAATTACAACAAAGGCCTCACTCTGTAAGCCTATACACAGAACAAATACAGCTTGAAAAGCACACCCTTTTGTTGCTTCccttaaaaaatcacaaaactggGATTAACACattggttttaattttaaactcttttttttgtttCCCAAACTATGCACCCACCCCCATTGGCGAGTGACTATTGATTCATGGTATAGCACTCAATCATAGTAGTGGAAAGATGATCGACCAAAGAAAGAATCAGTGTTTACCAAATTAATCTAGAAAACCATATGTTATAATCCCAACTTCTTTGTCATCCAATCTGAAATATTAGCTATCACAAAGCCTGCAAATACCTGCAACTCAATGCCAAAACAATTCCATTAATATGTGATAGAAAATGTTGAATGACTTGATAACTGTGGCCTCCAAGTCTGAGCCAATACCCACTACACATTATGATCTAGTGTTCACAAAATTACCTAGGCTATGAAAACTTGGTATGTTGTAAATCATTATCATATCTATAATTAGATGACAGAAGAATTAACATGGCTAAGATCAAATCAAAGGAAGAGAAAATGAATAGAAATATGTACATGAAAACTTGcataaatacaaatataaattatCTGAACAGCAATGGAAACAACACCACAACACCAAGAGATGGATATgatctttttaataaaaatgaaagaagGACCATGCCACTGGCCCCTGGTACCAGACGAGAGCTAAGAGAACATAAATTTGCAGATATTTTTGCAGATAGCAATACCTGAACTGAGCCAAGAATGTATAATGCTGAATAATGCCGACCGTGGATCACCATGTCAGCCAACATAGCAAGAGGAATGGTGAGTGACATGCCCAAAGTGGCCACAAGGGGAGTTGTCCATACAACACAGAGTGCCCTGGGTAGACCAAATAAACTCTAATGTATGAGTTTGCATAACTCAGTGAGTATACAAATTAATCGGATTTATTTCATGTACCAGAAATAGTCTGAGAGAACGCTTCCAATGAATCCATTGGCAAGAACCACTTCATCCACTCTAGCAGAATGAGGAATTGTAAACTTAGGTTCAATTCCTAAGGCAGATAATGGCCAGACTGAGATGAGCAGCATACAAGAGAATTAGCAATCAGTTTAGTGCAGCAATATGCATATAAAAAGAGAGGGACATAATGACCTCTAATGTACTAGTTAAGGATTAATAGTGCATTTTAGTAAGCAGCTTAATTAAGTGCGTTTAATGCACAAGTGTTTATTCATAAGCCAATTTGAGAAACTaattgaaataagctcaaaatagcttatagATAGGTCATAAGCTATTAACATGAGTTTTTACAAACACCTACATAAGCGCTTATACtgtaagataagctcaaattagctcttccaaacgggaccAAAAAAGTTTGTGGAAAGTAAGTGCGAACACAACAACCGAGCTAAATGAGCACATTAAAACGATTGTGCTCACAGAACCTTATTAGTTGTCTGTGATAAGTAACTACAGAAGCATTGCTCAGTAAAACTTACTAAGCCACCATAGAGCTACTAGAGTAAACTGTCCAACATATCCAAACAGCTTTTGCACATCAAAAAAGTTTGTGGAAAGTAAGTGCGAACACAACAACCGAGCTAAATGAGCACATTAAAACGATTGTGCTCACAGAACCTTATTAGTTGTCTGTGATAAGTAACTACAGAAGCATTGCTCAGTAAAACTTACTAAGCCACCATAGAGCTACTAGAGTAAACTGTCCAACATATCCAAACAGCTTTTGCACATCAAAAAAGTTTGTGGAAAGTAAGTGCGAACACAACAACCGAGCTAAATGAGCACATTAAAACGATTGTGCTCACAGAACCTTATTAGTTGTCTGTGATAAGTAACTACAGAAGCATTGCTCAGTAAAACTTACTAAGCCACCATAGAGCTACTAGAGTAAACAGTCCAACATATCCAAACAGCTTTTGCACATCAACCCGTTCTCCTTCTTCACCAGAAAACTTTTTTAAGAGAACTGCGGCATTAACGTTAAAGAAGTCATTATTTATTGAAATTATCTGAAGTAACAAAGAGAAGCATATAAGACCTTGTTAACCTGTAAATAGACCATATGACACGGCTGAGAGAAGGCCAAAAAGATCTCCAACAAGAGAGCGCTGTCCATTGCTGAACACAAATATCAACTGTCAACGCCCAAAAAATAGGATTACAAAGAGCAAGCTGGTGATCATACATAAAAGACAACAACTTAATTTTCTGCATCATGACTAAAGTAATCAGCTCAGTTTTGCAGTTTCCAATGGTCCCCTCTGTCTCTAGCAATATAATGGATGACACTTACATTGACATACACATACCAGAAGATTAGATTTCTCAAGGGACCAAAAAGGTTTTACTAGGGATCAAACACACATTCTCACTCTGAGAGACACCACTCATTCCACTGCAATAGGTTAACATGTTGAGCTTTTAGAAGACTTTAGTCCTCGACATGATAATAAAGCATCTATATCCATAAAGTAATTAAGTTGAATTTCAACCAAGGATAAATCCCAGGGAAGTGGGAACTCTTGTGTGAGAGTGTATAATATGACGCTCTTTCTTATGTTTTATACTATTATTTGGGATGGACTTAGCAATATTTAATTGTCATGAAGAAACTATCCCAAAAGATTAAATTATTGGGTGAAGAGTGAAGACAGTGAATATATATTATAACATGCTCCCTCAAGCAAGAGCCCATCAGGCTTGAAGTGTGGACGATGCACAGACCCACATACCTTGTGCGAAACTCAACTTTTTAGAGTACAGTGTAATATCTAGGATCTTATGTTGGGTTTGTACTAATTGAGTTTCTATAACTGTTGACAATTATGATAGGTTGTTATATCCAGCTATTGACAGTTAGCAGGTATTCTGTTATAGGAGCAGTTACTAACTAATTCAGTTAGTAACTGATTCCTCACTCTCTCTCTAATAGATCCTAGTTATAAATAGATCGTTGTAATAGCTTTCTATTTAGTAGAACATACAAAAAATTTAGATGGCATCTTTCTTCTATCTCTCTACTCTTCACACTTATAATTAGAATTGGGGCAACAAGGGTTGAACTCTAAACCACTTAATCATAACATGAACCAAATATCTCAAATGCTTAAGTCATTGGGTAATAAATTTCCCTTAGGAGTTTGTATGCAGCATTCATATGATATATTCTTAGATTTGAAATGTTCCTACCCTGAAAACAGCAATCCTCTTGTTCTCCTTTTTCTGTGCATCAAATTGAGGCTAGACCTCAATTTACCAAATCCCCAAGAGTGTCAATGAACCATGCTTCCTACTTGATAGGGCTGACACAAGAATGTATAAGCAAGGTGGAAAACATGTAACCCAATTTATAGAGGTGCTCTTCCCTCTTAACAGCCTGGCTTTAGGATTTGGCCCCTCTAAAGTGAGCTTTAGAAGGTAAAGTAAGTCATCATAACCATTGGTTGATAAATCAATGGTTGAGATTGTAATCATGTACTTGCTCAAGTATAACTATTGTGTCTCACCTATTGATTTCTCAATCATGTAATTTACCCTCTAAAGTGACTCTCACTTTATATGAGCTTTATCCTTGGTTTTAAAACCTCCTTCACTAACACCCAACACAAAACTATGAAAACTTGATCAATATTCAACACCTATATGTTCAAATTCTTcttctctcttactctctctctctctctctcaatatGAAAATAGCCATAGCCCATAAGTGATACCAACATAGTTTAGAAGGGATCAACAGAACATAAAGATGGCAATTTTATGGAATTTGGAACCAAATAAATAAGACACTATCAGATGACCATTTTGTTTCCATCTCCTAGGCATACGAGTACGACAAACATAAGCAATAAGGATTGTGGAATCCAAGTTTTATAAAATTGATATTGCTTGTTTCAGATTTTTGTTAACCTTAGAGAGTATAGAATGAAAAGAAACCATCTTCTACTATATGCATTTATTTGATTGATCTCTATCTAATCAGTTAAAACTTGAAAAACCAGATGTTGCGATCATCAGAGGAGATTTTGAGATGGAAAAGCTTACGAAGAACTAAATTTTGAGTCATCTGCAGCCCAAGTTTTTCCCATAGTTGTCATGGCCACCCCGACCATGCTGACGAAGACAGCTACCACTTTTGACATACTTAAAGAGTCTTGGCCCATTAACACACCAATGAAAAGAGTAAAGAGTCCTGAAGTAGATGATAATACTGTTGTACTGGCAACACTTGTTCGTGCAAGAGCAGCATTGGATAGATactgaaagaaaacaaaagaaaaaaatattgctCCTCAAATATAAGTTGCCAAAAAGCTATAACATAACATATTCTCAACCATAATGAATGACTAGTTTGAAGAGGGTGTAAAGGGTGCTTGTTGTGCCTCTTTGTGCGAGTTTTGCACCAGAAGTAAAAGTCAGAATACCTATTTATAAAATTCAACTACACCCGGAATTCAAAACATTTTGAACAACCTTAAGAAAAGTCTTACTCATCACAGCTAGGAATAATCATCTGTGTACAAAATTAGTTACTGTTACAGTCATTGTTCTGGTAGGAAACATGTATCCATGAGCTTAACTCATATGATCTTGATATGATTTAACATCTTTTCAATTCAAAGCTACTTTTCAACTTATTGATAATCAAATATGCTGGATTAATCAAATATGATAACAAAAGTTAATTAATAGATGTAATCACATAATTCAGTTGCACTGCATGCTTTGGTCCTGCCTAACTACAAAATCAAACCATTAATCTGGAGTTACTAACCTCTGTTATAAACCAGATAGGTGCAATGTAAAATCCATAAGTAGCAATTTCCTTTGCAGTAAGAGCTTTCTCTTCTTTTGGCAAATTAGTGTCATTATATCTGACCACCAATGGCTTTACTTCTGAAAGAGTTGATAAGTCTAAATCGCTATCTTTTCGAATTATATTCCCCAGTTCCACTTCAAAGCTTCTCTGCGCTTCATTTCCTTTGAAAGGAGAGCCAATCCTGACAGAAAACTCATCCCCGCTCTCTGCATTTTTTCCACTTTTAGAAGAGCGATGTTTAAGTAAGTTACACAACCAGTCCTTAATGAATGCTATTGGGAGGTAAACTACCATAAGAGAAGCTCCAAGATATGTCACTGCAAATGGCTGCTTATAATCTACAAAGATATCCTGCACGGAAATCTTTAAGTCAGAGAAACATTCAAAGATAAAAGGCACGGCTCCGGCAACCTGCAAGCTAGTCTCCAACAAAAAGATACCCCCTGAGCAAAATGTCAAATTTCACCAGAGTTTCAACAAAATATCCTTTGATCATGTGCCCATAAAGGCTCAGATATTGAAACTCTATAAAATCGAAACAACACACACCAAACACGAATATAAATCTTTCAAGCTTAGACTGCATGATGATGTCCTCTAGTGAAAATACATAACACACAACAATCCAACATAGGACTAAAAAAGTAGATCCACAAAGAGACATATTATAATAAGTGTCAGCTATTCTGATTAAGTCAAAGCCCCAAGTACTGCAAGGTTTTGGGTTAGCAACTTAGCTGTATGTATACAATTATTATTCTAGCCCACAATTTCACATCACCTATTGGTTTTTATCATTGAAATGGTTGAAGTTTCTAATATAGTCTATCAATTTAGGATTTAGGAAGCTTCAAAATCAAGTCAATGAAATCATACAAAGATAATTCCCATCCAATACAGCAACCACATAAACTGGAAGAAACATactcatatatcatatatgcaCATCCATCAAATGAAATAATCTCAAACtgagaagaaaataaagaatTTACCTGGGTGACTTCAGCAGAGGAAACCCATATAATAACAACAGTAGCTATGAGGAACAACCCAGCTCTATATCTCCAACCCATATGACAAAAACTAGC is a window of Lotus japonicus ecotype B-129 chromosome 5, LjGifu_v1.2 DNA encoding:
- the LOC130719052 gene encoding uncharacterized protein LOC130719052, which translates into the protein MDITVAQEQFFPFYIIERELYKTLVINLYREAKESMQVLALWLWLERIGYRNVIINICSSSYYASITDLADEGVTCLNCINSTSTHLTFDEEDYGIPLMRSLIDKNLSLKFFYENKGLVIQGVATMLQEVCVRAFSDIMQQVTTGISSQQVEITSSKDVEGDKSEVIAISSNKLDKVEDVEVESNSLAAPTNMMSHDYIDIDNFYFKKKKFILF
- the LOC130717869 gene encoding uncharacterized vacuolar membrane protein YML018C, which produces MGWRYRAGLFLIATVVIIWVSSAEVTQDIFVDYKQPFAVTYLGASLMVVYLPIAFIKDWLCNLLKHRSSKSGKNAESGDEFSVRIGSPFKGNEAQRSFEVELGNIIRKDSDLDLSTLSEVKPLVVRYNDTNLPKEEKALTAKEIATYGFYIAPIWFITEYLSNAALARTSVASTTVLSSTSGLFTLFIGVLMGQDSLSMSKVVAVFVSMVGVAMTTMGKTWAADDSKFSSSNGQRSLVGDLFGLLSAVSYGLFTVLLKKFSGEEGERVDVQKLFGYVGLFTLVALWWLIWPLSALGIEPKFTIPHSARVDEVVLANGFIGSVLSDYFWALCVVWTTPLVATLGMSLTIPLAMLADMVIHGRHYSALYILGSVQVFAGFVIANISDWMTKKLGL